A genomic stretch from Anaerolinea thermophila UNI-1 includes:
- a CDS encoding cryptochrome/photolyase family protein: MTTILWWIRRDLRLHDHPALEYALQKGRVIPVFILDDRLLQKEASKRKQFLFSGLRQLDEDLRKRGSQLIIRRGEPLAELTRLIQETGAEEIVALEDYSPYARRRDSHIARELPLHLFAGETVYPPSLVLKPDGSPYTVFTPFSRAWKALPFASPSVVSLPERFPAVPDKLVSLPIPEAIFLQDFPPGELEALRRLENFLSGPAREYADGRNRLDQPGTSFLSPYFRFGMLSPRWAVFQVRKMIQITSSPDEKRGYEAWLNELIWREFYISILYHYPHVLAMAFNPALRAIEWRDAPSELQAWKEGKTGYPVVDAAMRQLKATGWMHNRARMIVASFLTKDLLINWQEGEQWFMQNLVDGDPAANNGGWQWTAGVGTDAAPYFRIFNPVLQSAKFDPQGRYIKTWVPELTSVPTEFIHAPWTMPLSLQISLGVRIGRDYPTPMVDHQEVRGRVLEAYRTSQGKTRN; the protein is encoded by the coding sequence ATGACAACCATTCTCTGGTGGATTCGTCGTGATTTGAGATTGCATGATCACCCTGCGCTGGAATATGCTTTGCAAAAAGGCAGGGTCATACCTGTTTTTATTCTCGACGATCGACTTTTACAAAAAGAGGCGTCTAAGCGCAAGCAATTTCTCTTTTCCGGATTAAGACAACTGGATGAGGATTTACGAAAACGGGGGAGTCAACTGATTATCCGCAGGGGGGAGCCACTTGCTGAATTAACCCGCTTAATTCAGGAAACCGGTGCAGAGGAAATCGTTGCTCTGGAAGATTACAGCCCTTATGCTCGTCGTAGAGATAGCCATATTGCTCGTGAACTTCCTCTGCATCTTTTTGCCGGTGAGACGGTCTATCCTCCTTCTCTGGTTTTGAAGCCTGATGGCTCTCCTTATACGGTTTTTACGCCTTTCAGCAGAGCCTGGAAAGCCTTGCCATTCGCTTCTCCCTCCGTTGTTTCCCTTCCAGAACGTTTTCCGGCGGTCCCCGATAAACTTGTCTCTTTACCCATCCCTGAAGCCATATTTCTGCAGGATTTTCCTCCAGGTGAATTGGAGGCTCTACGCCGGTTGGAGAATTTTCTCTCCGGACCGGCAAGAGAGTATGCCGATGGGCGCAACCGGTTGGATCAACCGGGCACATCTTTCCTTTCCCCTTATTTTCGCTTTGGAATGCTTTCCCCACGTTGGGCAGTTTTTCAGGTTCGGAAAATGATTCAGATCACTTCCTCACCAGACGAAAAGCGGGGTTATGAAGCGTGGTTAAACGAATTAATTTGGCGTGAGTTTTATATTTCTATTCTGTACCATTACCCTCATGTACTGGCAATGGCGTTCAATCCAGCATTGAGGGCAATTGAGTGGAGAGATGCCCCATCCGAGTTGCAAGCGTGGAAGGAAGGGAAAACAGGCTACCCTGTAGTGGATGCTGCCATGCGCCAGTTAAAAGCCACCGGTTGGATGCACAACCGCGCACGCATGATTGTTGCTTCTTTCCTGACCAAAGATTTATTGATTAACTGGCAGGAAGGCGAGCAATGGTTTATGCAGAACTTGGTTGATGGGGATCCGGCAGCCAACAATGGGGGGTGGCAGTGGACAGCGGGTGTAGGCACGGATGCAGCCCCCTATTTTAGAATTTTTAACCCCGTCCTGCAAAGTGCCAAGTTCGATCCCCAAGGGAGGTATATCAAAACATGGGTGCCGGAATTAACTTCTGTGCCCACCGAATTTATTCATGCTCCATGGACAATGCCACTGTCGCTCCAAATCTCTCTGGGGGTAAGAATTGGAAGGGATTATCCGACGCCGATGGTGGATCACCAAGAAGTTCGCGGCCGTGTCCTTGAGGCTTACCGTACATCTCAGGGGAAAACACGGAACTGA
- a CDS encoding aromatic ring-hydroxylating oxygenase subunit alpha translates to MIPNQWYVVLESREVRVGRPVGAVRMGEKMVFWRRKDGKVVCMADRCPHLGASLSRGKVVEDHLACPFHAFEFDPGGACVYIPALGRNTPPPKAMRIKSYPTYEAHGFIWIYWGEPQGELLPPKFFDIDETFSYAGYRQLWPVHYSRMVENQLDVMHLPHVHTDTIGRGRKVVVDGPLARVEDGVLKVWVFNRKDDGTPPRRADELPTPSRPPFLEFIFPNLWQNRISSDYRIVVAFVPVDEEHGMFYLRQYQRIVRIPILREIVNWIGVLGSHHIAEQDRRVVSTQLPKKSALRGEDKPVQGDHAILTYRRYREELIEKARSNGAK, encoded by the coding sequence ATGATTCCAAACCAGTGGTATGTTGTGCTGGAATCCAGAGAGGTTCGGGTGGGAAGGCCGGTAGGGGCGGTTCGGATGGGGGAGAAGATGGTTTTCTGGCGCCGTAAGGATGGAAAGGTGGTTTGCATGGCAGACCGTTGCCCGCATTTGGGAGCGAGTTTGTCCAGAGGAAAAGTAGTCGAAGACCATTTGGCTTGCCCATTCCATGCCTTTGAATTTGATCCCGGTGGAGCGTGTGTTTATATTCCAGCGCTGGGGAGAAATACTCCTCCTCCTAAAGCGATGCGGATAAAGTCGTATCCCACTTATGAAGCCCATGGCTTTATCTGGATTTATTGGGGGGAACCTCAAGGGGAACTTCTTCCTCCGAAGTTTTTTGACATTGATGAGACTTTCTCTTACGCTGGATACCGCCAATTGTGGCCTGTACACTATTCGCGAATGGTAGAGAACCAGCTGGATGTGATGCATTTGCCCCATGTTCATACCGATACTATTGGCAGAGGAAGAAAAGTGGTGGTGGATGGCCCTCTTGCCAGAGTGGAAGACGGGGTTCTAAAAGTGTGGGTGTTCAATCGTAAGGATGATGGAACTCCACCCCGACGGGCTGACGAACTTCCCACGCCCAGCCGGCCTCCCTTTTTAGAATTCATTTTCCCCAATCTCTGGCAAAACCGCATCAGTTCAGACTATCGCATCGTTGTAGCGTTTGTCCCGGTAGATGAGGAACATGGTATGTTCTACCTGAGACAGTATCAACGGATTGTCCGTATTCCTATACTTCGTGAAATTGTCAACTGGATTGGGGTGCTCGGCAGCCATCACATTGCCGAGCAGGATCGTAGAGTCGTCAGTACGCAATTGCCTAAAAAATCTGCCTTGCGGGGCGAAGATAAGCCTGTTCAGGGGGATCATGCCATACTGACGTACCGAAGATATCGGGAAGAATTGATAGAAAAAGCCAGGAGTAATGGTGCAAAATGA
- a CDS encoding glycerol-3-phosphate acyltransferase translates to MNSSVEFFLWTTIAFLSGSIPFSFLLGKWLFHTDIRTYGDGNPGATNLIRAGGKWSGALGLVLDALKAAIPVGWAYFVLHPPFLWMLLISLAPVLGHMFSPFLRGKGGKAIASTFGMWIGLSLGEVPTILGLFMVLGIFALEPHAWVVLFSLLGTFLYLILYHPDPLFLSVWVLNTLLVLGKHARELRTAPQLRAVLRRHKP, encoded by the coding sequence ATGAATTCTTCTGTCGAGTTCTTCCTCTGGACCACCATTGCATTTCTGTCGGGAAGCATTCCTTTTTCTTTCCTGTTAGGAAAATGGCTTTTTCATACAGATATCCGCACATACGGGGATGGCAATCCTGGCGCAACCAACCTCATTCGAGCAGGCGGAAAATGGAGCGGAGCTCTGGGATTGGTGCTGGACGCCCTAAAAGCGGCTATCCCCGTAGGTTGGGCATACTTTGTTCTGCATCCCCCATTTCTCTGGATGCTGTTGATTTCGCTTGCCCCTGTGCTGGGGCACATGTTCTCTCCATTTCTTCGTGGGAAGGGTGGCAAAGCCATTGCCTCCACTTTTGGGATGTGGATTGGATTGAGTCTCGGAGAGGTGCCTACAATTTTAGGGCTTTTCATGGTGTTAGGGATTTTTGCCCTTGAACCCCATGCTTGGGTGGTGTTGTTCAGTTTACTGGGTACATTTCTTTATCTGATTCTTTATCACCCCGATCCGTTGTTTTTGAGCGTTTGGGTGCTGAATACTTTGCTGGTTCTTGGAAAACACGCCAGAGAATTAAGAACGGCTCCGCAACTCCGAGCCGTTCTTCGCAGGCACAAGCCATAA
- a CDS encoding phytoene/squalene synthase family protein, which yields MSVSILAREDPVSSTLLEQIIREHSKTFYFATALLPSRKRYAIRALYAFCRASDDLVDREQTTLSDLDAWREQVNLPAHEQSNPVLKAWSEVREEYAINRLYEKELLDGIEMDLNFQVYPTFEALKVYCYRVASTVGLLAIPIIGLAKGVSFEQAAPFAIQLGIALQMTNILRDIGEDARRNRVYLPLEDLQKFNLTHQDILNGVYDDRFIRLMKFEISRTRELYQQAIPGIAFLSKAARPAVGAAAFLYRAILDEIENIQYHVHTLRAHTKGWKKIAMLPSILWKLQGLPQPGEVL from the coding sequence ATGTCCGTGTCCATCCTTGCCCGTGAAGATCCTGTTTCCTCTACCTTGCTGGAACAGATTATTCGGGAGCATTCAAAAACCTTTTATTTTGCTACCGCACTGCTCCCTTCAAGAAAACGATACGCCATTCGCGCATTGTACGCATTCTGTCGGGCAAGTGATGATCTGGTAGATCGAGAACAAACAACGCTCAGCGATCTGGATGCCTGGCGAGAACAAGTTAACTTACCTGCGCATGAACAAAGCAACCCGGTGTTGAAAGCCTGGTCAGAAGTTCGGGAAGAATACGCAATCAACCGACTATACGAAAAAGAGTTGCTGGATGGCATTGAAATGGACCTGAATTTTCAGGTCTATCCGACCTTCGAAGCGCTCAAAGTGTATTGTTACCGGGTTGCTTCCACTGTAGGTTTGCTGGCAATCCCAATCATTGGATTGGCAAAGGGGGTAAGTTTCGAACAGGCTGCCCCCTTTGCCATCCAGTTAGGTATAGCCCTGCAGATGACCAATATCCTCAGAGATATTGGAGAGGATGCCCGGCGAAACCGTGTGTATCTCCCTCTGGAAGATTTACAAAAATTTAATCTCACCCATCAGGATATTCTTAATGGGGTTTACGATGATCGTTTTATCAGGTTAATGAAATTCGAGATTTCACGCACCCGCGAACTTTACCAGCAAGCCATTCCCGGAATTGCCTTTTTGAGTAAGGCAGCTCGTCCTGCTGTAGGCGCAGCAGCCTTTCTCTACCGTGCAATTTTAGATGAAATTGAGAACATTCAATATCACGTTCACACCCTACGTGCCCATACGAAAGGATGGAAGAAAATTGCCATGCTTCCGAGTATCCTCTGGAAACTTCAAGGATTACCACAACCTGGTGAAGTCCTCTAA
- a CDS encoding phytoene desaturase has product MKVIIIGSGFGGLGAAARLAARGVEVEIFEKRDKPGGRAYVYEINGFKFDGGPTVITAPWMFDEIFTLAGKKREDYVKFVPVNPFYRIFDHEGKQFDYNNDHEFILKEIEKWNPEDKAGYERFIQTTKPIFQKGFVELASEPFLHLQDMLKIVPDLIKLQSYKSVYQYVSQFVKHPFLRTVFSFHPLLVGGNPFEVTSIYAMIHYLEREWGVWYAMGGTGAIVDAMVRLIEELGGKIHLNSEVEEILVSGDRRVNGIRLRDGSVHTADAIISNAEVAWTYRNLIPARYRKVNTNIRYERMRYSMSLFVIYFGTRRRYLDSRLAHHNIILSSRYKGLLDDIFHRKVLADDFSLYLHMPTITDPSMAPEGYESFYVLSPVPHLESDVDWRKVAPVYKDRILQFLEEHYLPDLRANIVAEHYIDPLHFENTLNSFRGAAFSVEPILTQSAWFRPHNQSEDFENLYFVGAGTHPGAGLPGVLSSSIIAEKLILGRGS; this is encoded by the coding sequence ATGAAAGTCATCATCATCGGCAGTGGTTTTGGGGGATTAGGGGCTGCGGCACGTCTTGCTGCTCGAGGGGTCGAAGTTGAGATTTTTGAAAAGCGCGATAAGCCGGGGGGCAGGGCTTACGTTTATGAAATCAATGGCTTTAAATTTGACGGAGGACCTACTGTTATTACAGCCCCCTGGATGTTTGATGAGATTTTTACGTTGGCTGGTAAAAAACGCGAAGATTACGTTAAGTTTGTCCCGGTGAATCCTTTCTATCGGATTTTTGACCATGAAGGGAAGCAATTTGACTACAACAACGACCACGAGTTTATCTTGAAAGAAATCGAAAAGTGGAATCCTGAAGACAAAGCAGGGTATGAGCGTTTCATCCAAACTACCAAGCCCATCTTCCAGAAAGGTTTCGTAGAACTGGCATCAGAGCCTTTCCTGCATCTTCAGGATATGTTGAAAATTGTCCCTGACTTGATAAAACTTCAGTCTTATAAAAGTGTTTATCAATATGTCTCACAATTTGTCAAACACCCCTTCCTGCGCACGGTGTTTTCCTTTCACCCATTGTTAGTAGGTGGCAATCCATTCGAAGTGACCAGCATCTATGCAATGATTCACTATCTGGAACGGGAGTGGGGAGTCTGGTATGCCATGGGCGGAACCGGCGCCATTGTGGATGCTATGGTTCGCCTGATTGAAGAGTTGGGCGGAAAGATTCACCTGAATTCGGAAGTGGAAGAAATTCTGGTTTCAGGAGACCGACGGGTAAATGGAATTCGCTTGCGGGATGGCTCTGTTCACACTGCTGACGCCATTATCAGCAATGCAGAGGTAGCCTGGACGTATCGCAACCTGATTCCGGCGCGTTACCGGAAGGTTAATACCAATATACGTTACGAAAGAATGCGCTACAGCATGTCACTTTTTGTGATTTACTTTGGTACCAGGCGGCGATATCTGGATAGCCGCCTTGCTCATCACAATATTATCCTGAGCAGTCGTTATAAAGGGTTGCTGGATGATATCTTCCATCGCAAGGTACTGGCGGACGACTTTTCCCTTTACTTGCATATGCCCACCATCACTGATCCATCCATGGCACCGGAGGGATATGAGTCCTTCTACGTTCTCTCCCCCGTTCCTCATCTGGAAAGCGATGTAGACTGGAGAAAAGTTGCCCCGGTGTATAAAGATCGCATCCTGCAATTCCTCGAGGAACACTACCTCCCGGACCTGCGCGCAAATATTGTTGCAGAGCATTACATTGACCCGCTTCACTTTGAGAACACGCTGAACAGTTTCCGCGGTGCCGCTTTCTCTGTCGAACCCATTCTCACTCAGTCGGCATGGTTCCGCCCTCATAACCAATCAGAGGACTTTGAGAATCTGTATTTTGTAGGAGCAGGCACACATCCGGGTGCAGGATTGCCGGGAGTGTTGTCCTCTTCAATAATTGCGGAAAAATTAATCCTTGGAAGAGGGTCCTGA
- a CDS encoding SRPBCC family protein, whose translation MKKFADVYNAGVPVEKIANFHFSKDAIKQLSPPGIGVQILSHQPLSEGSVTHFRLWIGPIPIEWEAQHQKVSWDSGFIDIQRKGPFKYWEHHHEWKSISKNETQMREYILCEHAPNLKGMLTRLLFNALAMKFFFWYRRKKISNLA comes from the coding sequence ATGAAAAAGTTCGCTGATGTTTACAATGCCGGCGTACCAGTGGAAAAAATTGCCAATTTCCACTTTTCAAAAGATGCCATCAAACAACTTTCTCCTCCGGGAATTGGAGTTCAGATTCTTTCTCACCAGCCTCTATCCGAAGGGTCTGTGACTCATTTTCGATTGTGGATTGGGCCAATTCCAATAGAATGGGAAGCCCAACATCAAAAGGTATCCTGGGACAGTGGTTTTATTGACATTCAAAGAAAAGGCCCATTCAAGTATTGGGAACACCATCATGAATGGAAGTCCATTTCCAAAAACGAAACCCAAATGCGGGAATATATCTTATGCGAACATGCTCCAAATCTTAAGGGAATGCTAACTCGCCTGCTGTTCAACGCCTTGGCAATGAAATTTTTCTTCTGGTACCGCAGGAAAAAAATCTCCAATCTTGCATAG
- a CDS encoding MFS transporter, producing MTKNKPLSSIFLVVFIDLLGFSLILPLLPYLAKSFSASEFQIGLLVASYALAQFIGAPFLGRLSDRFGRRPILLISIAGNAIGFFLLGIAQNLEMLFLSRILAGFTAANISVAQAYISDVTDAQSRARGLGLIGAAFGLGFILGPAIGGALSQFGYAYPAFAATGLSALNFLLVFSWLKESLTPERRQALNHQQRPPITLKAMLETLRRPYVGPLLHTRFFFGLAFSLFQTIFSLYALERFNLQARDTGYILAYVGVISVLTQGVFIGKLTRKFNEIQLMFVAILTMAFSLLAWGFAPSVPVLLITLLPIAMSGGILNTVINSALSKSVAPIETGGILGLSASLESLTRVIAPSLGTLLLQITSQSYGVFIGTAVPGLAAFVLLIWLGSYFWRMIYRVPPVVHSPSGMD from the coding sequence ATGACAAAAAACAAACCACTTTCTTCCATTTTTCTGGTTGTTTTTATTGATTTATTGGGTTTTAGTTTGATTCTCCCGCTCTTGCCTTATCTGGCAAAGAGTTTTTCTGCCAGTGAGTTTCAAATCGGTTTGCTGGTGGCTTCCTATGCACTGGCGCAGTTTATTGGCGCACCCTTTTTAGGAAGACTTTCAGACCGTTTTGGAAGACGCCCCATCCTGCTGATTTCCATCGCCGGAAATGCCATCGGTTTCTTCCTTTTAGGAATTGCTCAAAACCTTGAAATGCTCTTCCTTTCCCGAATTCTGGCAGGGTTTACAGCGGCAAACATCAGTGTTGCTCAGGCTTACATTAGCGACGTGACCGATGCTCAGAGCCGCGCTCGAGGATTAGGGCTAATTGGCGCCGCATTCGGTTTAGGCTTCATCCTTGGTCCGGCAATTGGGGGAGCGCTTAGCCAATTCGGTTATGCGTACCCGGCTTTTGCCGCAACCGGTCTTTCAGCGCTTAATTTCCTTCTCGTTTTTTCATGGCTGAAGGAATCCTTAACTCCAGAACGCCGCCAAGCCTTGAACCATCAACAGCGTCCTCCCATCACCCTGAAAGCCATGCTGGAAACTTTGCGCCGTCCCTACGTGGGACCCCTGCTCCACACTCGTTTCTTCTTTGGATTGGCATTCTCTCTCTTTCAAACCATTTTCTCTCTTTACGCGTTAGAGCGCTTTAACCTCCAAGCCCGGGATACCGGTTATATCCTTGCCTATGTTGGCGTTATCTCCGTACTCACCCAGGGAGTCTTTATTGGAAAGTTAACCCGGAAATTCAACGAAATTCAATTGATGTTTGTAGCAATCCTGACCATGGCATTTTCCCTCCTGGCATGGGGATTTGCCCCTTCAGTACCTGTACTTCTTATCACACTGTTACCAATTGCCATGTCAGGCGGGATTTTGAATACCGTCATCAACAGTGCACTATCCAAATCAGTAGCCCCCATTGAAACGGGTGGAATTTTAGGACTTTCGGCTTCTCTGGAATCTCTTACCCGGGTAATTGCCCCTTCACTGGGCACATTACTGCTTCAAATCACCTCCCAAAGTTATGGGGTATTTATTGGGACTGCTGTCCCGGGCTTGGCTGCCTTTGTATTACTTATCTGGTTGGGCTCTTATTTCTGGCGGATGATCTATCGTGTTCCGCCTGTGGTACATAGCCCAAGCGGCATGGATTAG
- a CDS encoding MerR family transcriptional regulator, whose protein sequence is MNNENHHAHNRNDLPVYNIKAISQLVGLLPVTIRAWERRYGLPTPRRGQQGYRLYSEYDLKTLRWLKAQIDAGMNISRAVEYLNELRKNGQDPAISPSPATFSIPSLITTPEVSNLRLEFLDKLLAFNELQATEVLRRAFSLYSVDQVLTEIITPVLVEIGERWHRGELSIPVEHFATQFVMQHLMSMMTVTSQPTRPKKIFAACAPGEMHQIGILMLVVMLRWRGWEVIYFGADLKLDRLEETLNSIQPELIMFTANNLQNALHLTELPSILHKVKGKKPLVVLGGQAFQSNRLPENVAAIYLTGMRPSEIVSRIEALLLSDEKIEKS, encoded by the coding sequence ATGAATAATGAAAATCATCACGCACACAACAGAAATGACTTACCCGTCTACAATATAAAAGCCATTTCTCAACTCGTAGGGTTATTGCCCGTAACGATTCGAGCTTGGGAAAGGCGTTACGGATTACCTACGCCTCGAAGGGGACAACAAGGCTATCGCTTGTATTCAGAGTACGACTTGAAGACCTTAAGATGGCTGAAAGCGCAAATTGATGCCGGTATGAACATTAGCCGGGCGGTCGAGTATTTGAACGAATTACGCAAAAACGGACAAGACCCGGCAATTTCTCCATCTCCAGCCACTTTTTCGATCCCTTCACTTATAACTACCCCTGAAGTATCAAACCTTCGCCTTGAATTTCTTGACAAATTACTCGCATTTAATGAATTGCAGGCAACAGAGGTGTTAAGACGGGCTTTTTCCTTATATTCCGTAGATCAGGTACTTACAGAGATTATTACTCCAGTCCTGGTTGAAATTGGTGAACGATGGCATCGAGGGGAACTCTCAATCCCTGTGGAACATTTTGCTACGCAGTTTGTCATGCAACATTTGATGAGCATGATGACCGTTACCAGCCAACCGACACGTCCCAAGAAGATATTTGCGGCTTGTGCCCCGGGAGAGATGCATCAAATCGGCATTTTGATGCTGGTGGTGATGTTACGCTGGAGAGGTTGGGAAGTCATCTATTTTGGGGCGGACTTAAAACTCGATCGTCTGGAAGAAACTCTGAATTCTATCCAACCGGAACTGATCATGTTTACTGCCAATAACCTTCAAAACGCTTTACATCTTACAGAACTCCCCAGCATTCTTCACAAAGTGAAAGGGAAAAAACCTCTTGTTGTGCTTGGAGGACAAGCCTTTCAATCGAACCGATTGCCAGAAAATGTCGCCGCCATCTATCTTACGGGAATGCGCCCTTCGGAAATCGTTTCTCGAATAGAAGCACTATTACTATCCGATGAGAAAATTGAGAAATCATAG
- a CDS encoding MerR family transcriptional regulator, which produces MANIADLPDTPQYTIKVVAIQTGIRPVTLRAWERRHEVLNPQRADNHYRLYSERDVAILRWLKSRVDAGISISTAVAELRSMMAQGLMPEVSPVSPQKAKPQPTHTKEEYIKFLYQAFLAHDEIRSYETFKQAAEEYDLIPLFTEILVPVLTQIGEDWYLGKITIATEHFASNFLRGRLLDLFQTYPIRKNSSYVLIGCAPFEQHELGSLMLATLLRAHGYRVEYLGPDVPIDDLVDFASYEHPAMIILSASSSASAIELKNTQQKLAKLRRPPLFGYGGRGFDNHPEIRQKVAGIYLGNTLEKALEKVNELLGEHSSKPYARKGV; this is translated from the coding sequence ATGGCAAATATCGCTGATTTACCCGACACCCCGCAGTACACCATCAAAGTTGTGGCAATTCAAACGGGCATTCGCCCTGTAACCCTTCGTGCATGGGAAAGACGACACGAAGTGCTTAACCCACAACGTGCTGACAACCACTACCGCCTTTATTCCGAACGCGATGTAGCCATTCTGCGATGGCTGAAGAGTCGGGTAGATGCGGGTATTTCCATTAGCACTGCAGTGGCCGAATTGCGCTCGATGATGGCCCAGGGGCTTATGCCCGAAGTATCGCCTGTAAGTCCACAAAAAGCAAAACCCCAACCTACTCATACCAAAGAGGAATATATAAAGTTCCTTTATCAAGCCTTTCTGGCTCACGACGAAATTCGCTCCTATGAAACTTTTAAGCAAGCCGCCGAAGAGTATGATCTAATCCCTCTCTTTACAGAAATCCTTGTTCCGGTGCTAACACAAATCGGAGAGGACTGGTACCTGGGGAAAATTACCATTGCCACCGAGCATTTTGCCAGCAACTTCCTCAGAGGAAGGCTGCTTGATCTCTTTCAAACCTACCCAATTCGGAAGAACTCTTCCTACGTTCTCATCGGATGTGCCCCCTTTGAGCAACATGAACTGGGAAGCCTGATGCTTGCTACACTTCTGCGCGCACATGGTTACCGGGTTGAGTATCTGGGACCGGATGTTCCCATTGATGATCTTGTTGATTTTGCTTCTTACGAACATCCCGCCATGATTATCTTATCCGCCTCTTCAAGCGCCTCAGCAATTGAACTGAAAAACACCCAGCAGAAACTGGCAAAATTACGCCGCCCTCCTCTGTTTGGTTATGGTGGACGAGGTTTCGACAACCACCCTGAAATCCGTCAAAAAGTTGCCGGAATTTACCTGGGAAACACACTGGAAAAAGCCCTGGAAAAAGTAAATGAACTTCTCGGGGAACATTCCAGCAAACCATATGCTCGAAAAGGCGTTTGA
- a CDS encoding DNA-methyltransferase, with product MTWIRRVYFGDNLSILRRLPSESVHLIYIDPPFNTGKEQSRTRLRVVQSDTGNRRGFGGRTYESIPIDEKAYPDDFDDYEAFLVPRLEEAYRILTPNGSLYFHIDYREVHYCKIWLDRIFGRDCFLNEIIWAYDYGGKPKNRWPAKHDNILFYVKDPNHYTFNVDAIDREPYMAPGLVGPEKAARGKLPTDVWWHTIVGTNSKEKTGYPTQKPVGVIDRIIKASSNAGDVVMDFFAGSGTVGESCLKLNRQFILIDNHPEAIHVMRQRFAGVEGIEWINAFNTSSGDTQSLDPFE from the coding sequence ATGACCTGGATTCGCCGTGTTTATTTTGGGGATAATTTATCTATACTAAGACGACTTCCGTCGGAGTCGGTGCACTTAATTTATATTGACCCACCCTTTAATACCGGAAAAGAGCAATCGCGTACGCGTTTGAGAGTTGTTCAATCCGATACTGGAAATCGGCGAGGGTTTGGCGGAAGAACCTATGAAAGTATTCCGATTGACGAAAAAGCATATCCGGATGATTTTGATGACTATGAAGCCTTTCTTGTTCCCCGCCTGGAGGAAGCCTATCGGATTCTAACTCCCAATGGGAGCCTGTACTTTCACATAGACTATCGTGAGGTCCATTACTGTAAAATCTGGTTAGATCGGATTTTTGGACGGGATTGTTTTTTAAACGAAATCATTTGGGCTTATGATTATGGAGGAAAGCCTAAAAATCGCTGGCCTGCCAAGCATGACAACATCCTTTTTTACGTCAAAGACCCAAATCATTACACCTTTAATGTTGATGCTATTGATCGTGAGCCGTATATGGCACCTGGTCTGGTGGGCCCTGAGAAAGCGGCGCGCGGCAAACTCCCGACAGATGTGTGGTGGCATACGATTGTGGGAACAAACAGCAAGGAGAAAACCGGCTATCCTACTCAAAAGCCTGTGGGGGTAATTGATCGGATTATTAAGGCATCGTCGAATGCAGGGGATGTGGTGATGGACTTTTTTGCCGGTAGCGGTACTGTGGGTGAAAGTTGTCTGAAATTGAACCGTCAGTTTATTTTGATTGATAACCACCCCGAAGCTATTCATGTCATGCGGCAACGATTTGCCGGGGTAGAGGGGATTGAATGGATAAATGCCTTCAACACATCAAGCGGTGACACTCAATCCTTAGACCCTTTTGAATAA
- a CDS encoding IS66 family transposase yields the protein MSGWRHVQAEGEKLMGELKWKSVRVVGVDGAWVGGKGVMVAVDLGDGSLLEVAEVDEKDSRALFTWLKRLKEMHDIGAIVSDDLAIYKQLTDELEIGHQVCQFHVRRWVKHALKGLQAELDPAWQGVLEKVEEILRDLPLHGDRLLHRLWKSLPGRSTPPEGKRTPLEKLRDLILRLSRDWQRYVAFYADVGIPWTNNRTEQMIGRLKSRAQQARRYKTTAGLLRGSTVACQFWA from the coding sequence ATGAGCGGGTGGCGGCATGTACAGGCAGAGGGGGAAAAGTTGATGGGGGAATTGAAATGGAAAAGCGTGCGGGTGGTGGGGGTAGATGGAGCCTGGGTGGGAGGCAAAGGAGTGATGGTGGCGGTGGATCTGGGAGATGGTAGTCTGCTGGAGGTTGCCGAGGTAGACGAGAAAGACAGCCGGGCTCTGTTCACCTGGCTGAAACGGTTGAAAGAGATGCATGACATCGGCGCCATCGTGAGCGATGATCTGGCGATCTACAAGCAACTGACCGATGAACTGGAGATAGGGCATCAGGTCTGTCAGTTTCATGTGCGGCGCTGGGTAAAGCATGCTTTGAAGGGGTTACAGGCTGAGTTGGATCCAGCCTGGCAGGGGGTGCTTGAAAAGGTCGAGGAAATCCTGCGCGACCTGCCATTGCATGGAGACCGCCTCTTACACCGCCTGTGGAAATCCCTGCCGGGCAGGAGTACACCACCGGAAGGAAAACGCACGCCCCTGGAAAAACTCCGCGACCTGATCCTGCGCTTATCGCGTGATTGGCAACGCTATGTGGCTTTCTATGCTGATGTGGGTATTCCCTGGACCAATAATCGCACGGAACAGATGATTGGCAGGCTCAAGAGCCGCGCCCAGCAAGCCAGGCGATATAAAACCACCGCCGGGTTGCTCCGCGGAAGCACAGTTGCCTGTCAGTTCTGGGCATGA